The genomic region AGCTGCCGCATCCATCCCTCGACGCCCGCAGCGGTCGACGGAAGGATTGCGGAGAGGTTCTCGGGCGCCTCGCTCGTGACGACGACGTCGTCCTCGATGCGAACCCCGATGCCGCGCAGCGCCTCGGGAACGGTTGCGTCGTCCGGTTGGAAATAGAGTCCCGGCTCGACCGTGAGCACCGTGCCGGGCTCGAGTCTTCCGTATTTGTACTGTTCCGCGCGCGCCTGTGCGCAGTCGTGGACGTCGAGGCCGAGCATGTGGCTCACGTTGTGCAAGGTATAACGCCGGTGGTACTGCCTGTCGGGATCGAGCGCCTCGTCGAGCGTGCAGCGCAGTACCTTCAGCTCGATGAGACCCTGGGCGAGCACGCGCATCGCACGGCGGTTCGGCTCGAGAAAATCGTTACCGGCGACGCATGCTTCCATGGCCGCTCTCTGCGCGTCGAAGACGAGATCGTACACGGTGCGCTGCTCGGGTGAAAAGCGGCCGCCGATGGGAAGCGTGCGCGTCACGTCGGCTGTGTAGAGCGAATCGCACTCCACGCCGGCGTCGAGCAAGAGCAGGCTTCCGCGCTCGAGCGCCCCGTCGTTGCGGCTCCAATGCAGCGTGCAGGCGTGCGGGCCTGAAGCGGCGATGGTGAGATACCCGACGTCGTTTGCCTCGATGCGTGCCCGGCTCCAGAACGCCGCCTCGACCTCGCGTTCCGTCTTCATCGCCGGGAGGCCGCGAATAACGTCTTCAAAGGCGCGCTTCGTGATTTCGACCGCTTTGCGCAACTCGCCGATTTCGTAGTCGTCCTTGCGAAGGCGCATCTCCGAGAGGTGGGTCGCGAACGCTGCGTCGGCGTCACGTTGCTCGAATCGCGCGTCGATCTCAGCGTTGGATCCGCGCAGCACGCGTACCGGGTGCGCTTGCGAGACCAATGTCTCGAGGTAGCTTTCCATGGCGGCCAGCGCTTCGCAGCGATCGACGCCGTAGAATGCGTGGCACTCCTCGACCCCACGGTGTCGCCCAACCCACAGCTCGCCTCGCGCGCGGTCGGTAAATCCCGCGGCCGTTCCGCGGTTGTGCTCCGGTACGAAGAGATGCGTGCGATGCCCGGCGCCCTCCGGCTCGAAGACGAGCAGCGCGCCCGGCTCGCCGTCGCCCATGAAGTACGCAAACGCACTCGACGGCCGAAAGCGAAAGGATGTGTCATTGGCACGGACGTGTTCGTAGCCGGCCGGGAGCAGCAAATAGATGCCGGGAAATGCGCGCGACAGTGCCGCGCGTCGCTCGCGCAAGCGTGGGAGTTGCGGATGCGCATCGTGCGGGACGGGCTGCTCGATCCAATCGCGCGACATGAACTCGACGAGCGCCTGCGGCGGCTGCTGGTCGTGCGCGGCTTTCTCGCGCGAAACGCTCTCGAGCGCATTCGACTCCATGGACGAACGGTTAGGGAGCGCCGCAGGGGAATCCCCCGGCCGGGGCTTTAAGATGAAAGTCGTTTTCATTTCGAACAACCCTGCGCTAGAGTAGGGGTCCGCCCGCGTAAGACGGCGGAGGAAGGGTACTCGTAGACGATGTTGGCTCAGGTCGGAAAACCAGCTCCCGATTTCAGATTGCAGAGCACGAAGGATGCGACGAGCGCAAGGAACCTCGGCAAGGAGCTCTCGCTCGCGGACTATCGAGGCACGTGGCTCATCTTCTTTTTCTACCCCTTGGATTTCACGTTTGTCTGCCCAACCGAGATCACGGCGCTCTCGGATCGGTACGATGAAATCAGGGAGCTCGACGCCGAGGTTCTCGGCTGCTCGACCGACTCGATCCATAGCCACTGGGCATGGCTGAACACGCCGCGTGACAAGAACGGCATCGCGGGAACGAAGTATCCACTCGTCGCCGACTACACCAAAGAAGTCGCGCGCGCGTACGGCGTGCTCGACGAGAGCAGCGGCGCGGCCCAGCGCGGGCTCTTCATCATCGACCCGGACGGCGTTCTTCGCTACACGGTCGTGACCGCCGACAACGTCGGACGCAGCGTCGAAGAGACGCTGCGCGTTTTACAAGCGCTGCAAGCCGGCGGCCTGTGTGCGGCGGAGTGGAAGCCCGGCCAAGCACTGCTCAGCGTCGGATAACGGCGATGCCGCTTCGCATGCGCGCTCCCCTTCCTTCGCTGGAGGGAGCCGCTGCTTGGGCGAACGGCGAGCCTTCCGCCGAACAACTCGCGGGCCTTCCGGTTGTCGTGTTCTTTTGGTCGATCTCGTGCTATCTCTGCCACGAGATCGCCGAGCCCGTCGCGGCGCTGCGTGAGAAGTTCGCCGGGCAAGGCGTCGCGTTCGTCGCAGTCCACCAACCGCGCTCGCCGGAGGAGCTCGACGTCGAAGCCGTGCGCCGCGACGCAACGGGGAACATGCACCTCACCCAACCCTGCGCGATCGACAACGAGCATGCAATCGTCAGCCGTTTTCAAAACGCGTTCGTGCCTGCGCTCTACGTATTCAACCGTAAGCACGAGCTACGGCACTTTCAAGCGGGCGGCGCCGGGCTCGAACGGGTCGATGCCGCAATAGAGCGCGTGCTGACCGAGGAGCAGGCGGTCTAGGCTTACCCGTCACCGACGCCGACGATGATCCCGCCCGTTACTCCGGCGCCGAGGTAGCACTGCCGCGCGCAGCGGCGCGAGCTTCGCGCGCACGAGCTGCGCGTTCACCGAAGCAAGGCCGCTCGTAAAGAGCGCGTGGGTGCGTGCTGCCATCGTCTGCGTCCGGCGGTCGTAGGCGTCGATGAGGTCTTGCTGCACCTGCGTGGGCGGCCCCAGGTACGTCGGAAGAATGTGCCGCTGATAGGCGATTGCGTCGATCAACTCCGCGGGATGCTTGTAACCGCTATTCTGGCTTCCGTTGCCGTTGCGTAGCGCGTTTGCCGCTGCGTCGAGCTCGCCCCGGTAGGTCGAGAGCGTACGCTTGAGCGGCGCGTTCGCGCGAGGGTTGGCTGCACCGATTTGCCGGTCGAGCGACGCGATGATCGCGAGCTCGGCTTCGCCGCTCTCCTGCATCTGCGCGAGACGCTCGAGCGCGTCGTACTGCGCCTGCAAGACGCTTGCTGATGCGTGCGACGCGGGGTCGAGCCTCACGTCGAGCGCGCGCTCTTCGACCACGTTCCCGACCTGGATCCGCACCGCGTACGTTCCGGGCAGCACTTGCGGACCAGAGATGTGGAGAAGGTAGAAGACGTAGTACGTGCGCGTGTCCTGGACGGCATGCGCGCCGCCCGGCGGGTCCGCGCGCAAGTCCCAGACCACGCGATTGATGCCGGGCTTCACCGTCGGGTCGAGCGTGCGGACGAGCGCGCCGCTGCGACTGAGAATCTGCAGGGTGACGCGCGGCGGCTTCTTCCCCTTCGCGGGCGCCGGTAGATAGTAGGAGATCAATGCCCCGTAGGGCTTGTTGTCGGAGACGAAGGCATTGCGTCCGGATTCGTAGCTCGGGCGCGGGACGTACCGCCATGCAGGCATCGGCGGATAGAGTGCCGGCGCGCTCGCGGGATGCTGCGCGAGGTGTTCCAGCGGCGTCAGATCGTCGAGAACGTAGAACCCGCGGCCGTGCGTTCCGAGAATCAGGTCGTTGAAGGCAGGCTGGATTTTCAGATCGTAGATCGGCACCGCCGGCATCGAAAGCATGAGGCTCAGCCAATGGGCTCCGCGGTCGAACGACGTCCAGATGCCTTGCTCCGTTCCGGCGAAGAGAAGATTCGTCTGGCGCGGATCCTCGCGCACGACGTGCACGTAGCTCGGCAACCCGCGCGAGATATCCGTCCACGTGCGCCCATAATTCGCCGTGAAGTAGACGTGAGGGCGCTCGTCGCCGAAGCCGTGGCGATCGAACGAGACGTAGGCCACGCCCGGCGTCACGCGTGACGCGTCGATCGACGAGACGACGGCTTGGCGCGGCAGGTTCGGGATGGCGGCGTCGAGATTAGCCCAGTGCGCGCCGCCGTCGCGCGTTATCCAAAGGTTGCCGTTATCGGTACCGGCCCACAGCGTGTTTGCATCTACGCCATCCTCCGCGATCGCGTAGATCGTGCAGTAGGCTTCGGCGTTCGTGTCGTCGCGTGAGATCGGTCCTCCGCTCGGGCCGAGCCACCGCGCGTCGCAGGGTTGCGAAAGATCCGGGCTCGCGACGCTCCACGTCGCGCCGCCGTCGGTGGTCTTGAAGAGCACGTTGCCGCCGAAGTAGAGCACGTTTGGGTCGTGGGGAGAGAGATAGAGCGGCGCGCTCCAGTTGAAGCGATACCGGTATGCGCTAACACCTGTGCCGAACGTGATCGACGGCTGGGGCGAAATGTACCTCGCCTCACCGGTGCGCAGGTCGCGCCGAACGAGATCACCGAAGTGCGTGTCTTCGTAGAGGATGTCGGGGTCGCGCGGGTCGGCGATCGCGTATTGGCCGTCGCCCCAATCGGAGATGTTGCGCCACGCGCCGCCCGGGACGCCGCCGTACTCGCCGTCGTTCCAGAGCGTGTTCGGGCCCCACCACACTTCGTGATCTTGCATCCCACCCATGATGTGGTACGGCACGTCGAGATCGTACCCGACGCGATAGACTTGGGCGAACGGAACGACGTTGTCATACGTCCACGTGGCACCGCCGTTGACGGAGAAGTCGAAACCCATGTCGCTTCCGGCGAGCATGCGCTGCGGATCGGTCGGGTCGATCCAGAGATCGTGATTGTCGCCGCCGCCGCCGAAACGGGCGAAGGTCTTTCCGCCGTTGCTCGAGACTTGGTTCTCGCCCGTGACGACGTACACGCGTTGCGGATTGCGCGGATCGACGCGCACTTGTGAAAAGTAGAAGGGCCGGAAATCCAGCTCGGCGTTCGCATTCGCCGGCGTCCAATGCGCACCGCCATCGCTCGAGCGATAGAGGAGCCCCGTTTTCGTCGGCACGAGCGCGTAGACGACGCTCGGATGCGCGTAGCAGAGCGCGACGCCGACGCGGTTGATGATCCCGCTGGGAAGGCCGTCATGCAACGCCGGATCCGTCAAACGCCGCCAGGTGCGTCCGTTGTCGCTGGAGCGGTAGAGACCGCTTCCCACGCCGCCACCGCGAAACGTCCACGGCCGGCGTAGGAAATCGAAGGTTCCGGCGTAGACGATGCTGGGATCCTGCGGATCGAAGACGACGTCGCTCCCTCCGGTCGTCGCGTTCACGTAAAGAACCTGCCGCCACGTCTTGCCGCCGTCGGCGGTGCGGTAGAGTCCGCGCTCGCCACCCGGCTCCCACTCCGGCCCGAGCGCCGCGACGATTGCGACGTCCGCGTCGCGCGGATCGACGGCGATCTTCGCGATGTGCGCGCTCGATCGCAGTCCGGAGAAGTGCCAGCTCTTGCCCGCGTTCGTCGAAACGAAGACGCCGTCGCCCGGGGATGCGGTGTTACGCGGGAAGCCTTCGCCGGTGCCCGCGTAGAGCACGTTCGGGTTCGAGGGCGCGACGGCGAGCGCGCCGATCGCCGACGATGCACCCTCGTGGAAGATCGGCGCGAAGCTCGCACCGGCGTCGGTCGACTTGTAGAGCCCTCCAGAGGAGTGGCCCAGATAGATCGTCCGTGGATCGCCCGCGACGCCTGCGACGACGTCGAGACGGCCGCCCATCTGCGCGGGCCCTATCCAGCGCCATTTCAGCGCGCCGAGGTCGGCAAGCGTGGGAACCCGCACCGGAGCCGGGCTCGGTTTCAGCTGCCCCGCGCACGCAGCAAGCGAGCCGATGACGAGCGCACTTGCAACGTGCCGAAGACGCGCCGAAAGGCCCATGACGGCGCTTCCTTCGCGAGCGGAGGTTTTCGCACCGCCGTGCAAACTATGCGGCATGGAACTCGGGCGTCTCACCGGCGCGGTTGCGGTGCTCCTTCTCGCATCCGGCACGGGGCAGGCGTCGCAGGCCGCCGGCGCATCGACGTCGCGCGTTCAAGCGGCGTACGATGCCCAATGTGTGGACCTCCTTCGTGGCGATTTTGCCGATTTCGCGCGCACGCTGAGCCCGAGCTTCACGGCCCACGTCGAAGGCCAAACGTACTCGCGCGACCAGGTCGTGACGTCGCTCAAGAGCGCGTCGTCCAGCATAACGCTCACGAAGTGCACGACTTCGGTCGATTCCGTGACGCAGAGCAACGGCGTGCTCATCGCCCTCGTGCGCCAGCTCGTCGACGGAACGCATGGGAATCAGCCGTTCGAGCTCGCGTCGGGTAAGCGCGACATGTGGTCGGGCGCGAGCACCGCGCTGATCGAAACGTCGTCGACGGCGTTGTGGTCGACGACGAGCATCAACGGTCAAATCGTCCAGCAGTCCGGCCTCGTGCCGTCGCCGCTGCCGCAAGAGACGGCGACGCCAAGAGCCCGGCTCTAATGGGAACGCGCGCGAGCATCGCGTTCCTTGCGATTCGCGCGATCGTCGGGCTCGCGTTCATCTTTCACGCTATGCTGAAGCTGCCGGCGGGAGCGGCGTCGTGGATGGGGCCGCATGGCTTTGCACCCTCGTGGCTCCAAGCCGTCGTGACGTTTGCCGAGCTTCTCGGCGGAGCGGCGCTCATACTCGGCGTGCTCACCCCGCTCGTCGCGGTCGTCCTCTCGATAGACATGATCGTCGCGATCCTCAAGTTCCATCTACCGGCCGGAGGCCACTTCGTCGGGGGGCGGGCCGCGTTCGAAGTGCCGCTCGTCTATCTCGTCGTATTGCTCTGCCTGCTCGTCGCCGGCCCGGGAGCGTACTCGTTGGACGCGGTGATGTTCAAGCGCCGCTAGCGGCTGCGAGTCACGTGTGCCGGGGCCCGATGACGCCTTTCGCGATCAGGTACATCTTGGTGTTGATCACCAAGAAGCGCCAGAGTTGAAAGGGCAGAAATCCGCGCCAAAAACGTCCCATCGTACTTACTCCGGAATCATCCGCCAGCCCGGCTTGGCTTGCAGTTTCCACATGAATGCGGAGTGCAGCAAACGCTTCGTCCAGGCGCCGCTGCGCCCGACGTCGAGATCGCATAGGCGCAGATCGCGTCCGTAGCCCGGATAGGTTGCGTAATCGCGGGCGACGGGGACCATGATGATCGAGGCCGCGGAACCGGTCCAAATCGATTTGCCCATCGAGGCGATGCACGCGGCGGGCATCGCGCTCATCGGCGCACGATGGCTGGGTTCGCGCCCGGCGACCTGATCGGCGATATTGTACGCCACCGTGCGCCCCATGATGCCGGACGCCATGCCGGTGCGCGGCGCCATGGCGATCACGCTCATGCCGCTGGCCGTCTTTTTCCCCTTCGACATCGGATGCGGCGGTGCAAAGGCGATGCCGGCCGCATAGACGTTCGCGTAGTGTGGCGAACGATAGAGCGCCGGCCAATCGCTACCCGCATAGCGATCGTAGGTCTTCGGGGTATAGTCGGCGTCGACGCGCATGAATCCGTTGGGCATCGTCATCTTCGCCGTCATGTCAGTGCCATCGCCGCCGACATACTGCAACGGGATACCGCGGAACTGTGGAATGAGCATCGCGAAGTCGTAGGCGAGCGTCGCGGGATCCTCTCCGATCTGTTCGTAGGAGATCTCCCCCGATGCCACCGCCGTGACGCCGGCGCCGATGATCTGACGCACCGACGCCTCGTCGAGCAGCATGCGAACCATTCCGGCGCCCGTCACCAGAATGCCGCGCTTACGCGCTTCGATACCGTCAACCCCGAAGTCTCCGGGCTCCGGCTCGTTGCTCAACCACACCAGCTCCGCGTTATCGCGCACCCCGCGCGCGCGCAGGTCGGCATCGACGTTCATCAGGTACTCGAAGGCGGCGCCTTCGCAAGTCGCTGTCGCGTGCCCGACGCCGACAACCAACCGCCGGTGCTTTCCGCTCTTGAGATCCTTGACGATCTCGAGATACTTCTTGCGAGCATCGACGGCGTGTTCGACGGAGCAGACGCTCGCCGTGGTGCCGGCACTCGGCCCGAGTCCCGGCGTGGCCTCGAAGTTGAGGTACGGACCGGTCGCGTTGAGGAGAAAGTCGTATCGAATCGCCCGGTTCTCAGCGGTCGGCGTCTGCACCGTTACCGTTTGTGCGTCGAGGTTCACAGTGGTCGCACGTCCGTCGACGTACGCGATCCCAAGGCGCTCGTAAACCGGCGCGAGGCTGAAGACGACCTCCTCCTCCCGCATGGCCCCGATTCCCACCCAGATGAGGCTCGGAAACCACGTGAAGCGATTGCGCGGCGCAACCACGGTGACATCGGCCAAGCCCTTCACCAAATGGGAAAGGTGCAAGGCCGCGGTATGACCGGCGAAACCGGCCCCGAGGATGACGACCTGTGGTCTCAATGACTGCGGATCCGCTTTCCGCTCAACGGCAAGCCGAAGAGTGGAGCGAAGAGGCAGACGTCGAAGATCCCGGCCAGCAGCGGGACGAGCCCGACGACTGCAACTACCGTACCCGCCGTCGTGTGCATCCACCATCCGAGCGCGATCAAAATCAGACCGGCCACGATA from Candidatus Dormiibacterota bacterium harbors:
- a CDS encoding aminopeptidase P family protein is translated as MESNALESVSREKAAHDQQPPQALVEFMSRDWIEQPVPHDAHPQLPRLRERRAALSRAFPGIYLLLPAGYEHVRANDTSFRFRPSSAFAYFMGDGEPGALLVFEPEGAGHRTHLFVPEHNRGTAAGFTDRARGELWVGRHRGVEECHAFYGVDRCEALAAMESYLETLVSQAHPVRVLRGSNAEIDARFEQRDADAAFATHLSEMRLRKDDYEIGELRKAVEITKRAFEDVIRGLPAMKTEREVEAAFWSRARIEANDVGYLTIAASGPHACTLHWSRNDGALERGSLLLLDAGVECDSLYTADVTRTLPIGGRFSPEQRTVYDLVFDAQRAAMEACVAGNDFLEPNRRAMRVLAQGLIELKVLRCTLDEALDPDRQYHRRYTLHNVSHMLGLDVHDCAQARAEQYKYGRLEPGTVLTVEPGLYFQPDDATVPEALRGIGVRIEDDVVVTSEAPENLSAILPSTAAGVEGWMRQL
- a CDS encoding peroxiredoxin, which translates into the protein MLAQVGKPAPDFRLQSTKDATSARNLGKELSLADYRGTWLIFFFYPLDFTFVCPTEITALSDRYDEIRELDAEVLGCSTDSIHSHWAWLNTPRDKNGIAGTKYPLVADYTKEVARAYGVLDESSGAAQRGLFIIDPDGVLRYTVVTADNVGRSVEETLRVLQALQAGGLCAAEWKPGQALLSVG
- a CDS encoding redoxin domain-containing protein → MRAPLPSLEGAAAWANGEPSAEQLAGLPVVVFFWSISCYLCHEIAEPVAALREKFAGQGVAFVAVHQPRSPEELDVEAVRRDATGNMHLTQPCAIDNEHAIVSRFQNAFVPALYVFNRKHELRHFQAGGAGLERVDAAIERVLTEEQAV
- a CDS encoding DoxX family protein, with the translated sequence MGTRASIAFLAIRAIVGLAFIFHAMLKLPAGAASWMGPHGFAPSWLQAVVTFAELLGGAALILGVLTPLVAVVLSIDMIVAILKFHLPAGGHFVGGRAAFEVPLVYLVVLLCLLVAGPGAYSLDAVMFKRR
- a CDS encoding FAD-dependent oxidoreductase codes for the protein MRPQVVILGAGFAGHTAALHLSHLVKGLADVTVVAPRNRFTWFPSLIWVGIGAMREEEVVFSLAPVYERLGIAYVDGRATTVNLDAQTVTVQTPTAENRAIRYDFLLNATGPYLNFEATPGLGPSAGTTASVCSVEHAVDARKKYLEIVKDLKSGKHRRLVVGVGHATATCEGAAFEYLMNVDADLRARGVRDNAELVWLSNEPEPGDFGVDGIEARKRGILVTGAGMVRMLLDEASVRQIIGAGVTAVASGEISYEQIGEDPATLAYDFAMLIPQFRGIPLQYVGGDGTDMTAKMTMPNGFMRVDADYTPKTYDRYAGSDWPALYRSPHYANVYAAGIAFAPPHPMSKGKKTASGMSVIAMAPRTGMASGIMGRTVAYNIADQVAGREPSHRAPMSAMPAACIASMGKSIWTGSAASIIMVPVARDYATYPGYGRDLRLCDLDVGRSGAWTKRLLHSAFMWKLQAKPGWRMIPE
- a CDS encoding DUF2892 domain-containing protein — protein: MVSFLSSGTGRVVRIVAGLILIALGWWMHTTAGTVVAVVGLVPLLAGIFDVCLFAPLFGLPLSGKRIRSH